From the Sandaracinaceae bacterium genome, one window contains:
- a CDS encoding zinc-dependent metalloprotease — MLAALLSALALVGCGRPDTVNRVQPNFVDKGLFEGEWWMTQTAIDVGADVGGVTWSGDSGFADLGLDAGESPSLARIRWVIDEDTLFAFRAYELVRGSNTGGDADDYRGQPIAAYRIESHFDIRREYNSVTGEPLNVIVENTDDQRWFDQPYMRVDWSRNLIRSFYFASEQPAFGTHTLESAGIDVQDGSEGFPRSYAPQFVTVGSDPGYRFAHEWPAGSEDVTHYFSFVTVMNLTPGSACLDSNNVPCSVLRVPYRTAFLRVPPQHEYAVAAQAHPEFDRFGTFRSMQRTYARGSLPRETLGDFCASNADCGAGGFCDTEAQVCTGGITPAYGETDFLTFYRPRHNFYRDPLGDQECVADWQCDGRYPSAPGVPGSVCDRAARRCSRPVVERETQQVTYHLNAGFPKHLVGAAFEVVGNWNEALMRGQRTAVSAALPDYAAVDEACQESDPTRYCFCGSAEERDGTCPGRYDPFVSPDAYAARGVSDPYRCHVENAEWTEPSAPTSYDAYPLPEAYRFRFVGDECLLVLATNGCDWERTDARVACEDVLDAEGEPVPWQPLGDLRYQFFNYVDQVNTPFGGVAAPLADPTTGELISANASFSAAGVEAAATTAIELFPALRCAAPAGCEPGEEGAEERYLTGENLRGYFARLGRIRHPVSVASSAGDGFTVDDPSRPALPWAGLPVDALAAVQGAVARVEQRVDRLRGTDGRTQVRSDRLRSLAGTRFESGILGALGSSGVDALQRAFDLGTLSPTGTTGPTDATPADVLDPAVLNALSPFRGHGPDVFAPEEAYLRQLERHHMCPVNAALLRSRYWEYWAEAFRGRSTAEASIRMQQLYARMVQHHELGHSLGLRHNFAASLDRDHYGDGWFRVAFGDDATSGDELLLPRYADFDATGNGGDGDGFVGPGEVERYLAELRRVRNERAARGAHNHSSSSTMDYSGDTGDAQGLGRYDVAAVVWNYFDMVEGFVGDAEVSANDSSDRLRRSDVTPRVWFRSYAGGDACRVDGDCPASAESSALGDQPITQRCVRNTREVPLQLPCAGATACVCSSFDADFQDYVDGAAYDSDEDGDGEPDFTPVRYLFCADERTDDISWCTRYDAGESFQESIDHARRSWLESYGPTYYRRFRRGGARSGGATGAIIDAAKIYQHLFFRLNFEPGFRSNSGPLGLEDQFYASVDAMNWFTELVNLPDVGSYALDPDTQTYARIASEPDAPGADFSLLPGQGFGVYTEFQEGYFGFFRPERAGVLVDKFVALEALAQRDWGLSFDPDERYFINFFDLFPVEMTELFGGLVIDDPRWFAPRVSFDAGEPVIENLSWYRGTVLGDCSPSTGTALLCRASQEVTYPTPPLEGTSNLLLRSWAAILALSQFPVFFDTTFEQRLQIFRVGSGVGFTIPNVQQDSSTTCALGAAVPGSAHVVVDAVPMDGCDTPEDADYVIFDSRRLRVRYVAVKVRPLTSYNLEEEQLGFQLLLRAIEAQERVIALEAMGPSTELTRARQALEAEESFLQYLIDLQGRYGISNTFF, encoded by the coding sequence GTGTTGGCCGCTCTGCTGAGTGCGCTGGCCCTCGTGGGCTGCGGCCGCCCTGACACGGTGAACCGCGTGCAGCCCAACTTCGTGGACAAGGGCCTGTTCGAGGGCGAGTGGTGGATGACCCAGACCGCCATCGACGTGGGCGCCGACGTGGGTGGCGTGACGTGGTCGGGGGACTCGGGCTTCGCGGACCTGGGGCTCGACGCGGGTGAGTCTCCGTCGCTCGCGCGCATCCGCTGGGTCATCGACGAGGACACGCTCTTCGCGTTCCGCGCCTACGAGCTGGTGCGCGGCAGCAACACGGGCGGCGACGCCGACGACTACCGCGGGCAGCCCATCGCGGCCTACCGCATCGAGTCGCACTTCGACATCCGGCGCGAGTACAACTCCGTCACGGGGGAGCCGCTCAACGTGATCGTGGAGAACACGGACGACCAGCGCTGGTTCGACCAGCCGTACATGCGCGTGGACTGGTCGCGGAACCTGATCCGCTCGTTCTACTTCGCGAGCGAGCAGCCCGCCTTCGGCACGCACACGCTCGAGAGCGCCGGCATCGACGTGCAGGACGGCAGCGAGGGCTTCCCGCGCAGCTATGCACCGCAGTTCGTGACGGTGGGCAGCGACCCGGGCTACCGCTTCGCGCACGAGTGGCCCGCCGGGAGCGAGGACGTCACGCACTACTTCAGCTTCGTGACGGTCATGAACCTGACGCCCGGGAGCGCCTGCCTCGACAGCAACAACGTGCCCTGCAGCGTGCTGCGCGTGCCCTACCGCACCGCGTTCCTGCGCGTGCCGCCGCAACACGAGTACGCCGTGGCGGCGCAGGCCCACCCCGAGTTCGACCGCTTCGGGACCTTCCGCTCCATGCAGCGCACGTATGCGCGCGGCAGCCTCCCGCGCGAGACGCTGGGTGACTTCTGCGCCAGCAACGCGGACTGCGGCGCCGGGGGCTTCTGCGACACGGAGGCGCAGGTGTGCACCGGCGGCATCACCCCGGCCTACGGCGAGACCGACTTCCTCACGTTCTACCGCCCACGCCACAACTTCTACCGCGACCCGCTGGGCGACCAGGAGTGCGTGGCCGACTGGCAGTGCGACGGCCGCTACCCGAGCGCCCCCGGCGTGCCCGGCAGCGTGTGTGACCGCGCCGCGCGGCGCTGCTCGCGGCCCGTGGTGGAGCGCGAGACCCAGCAGGTGACCTACCACCTGAACGCGGGCTTCCCGAAGCACCTGGTGGGCGCGGCCTTCGAGGTGGTGGGCAACTGGAACGAAGCGCTGATGCGCGGGCAGCGCACTGCCGTGAGCGCGGCCTTGCCCGACTACGCCGCCGTGGACGAGGCCTGTCAGGAGAGCGACCCCACGCGCTACTGCTTCTGCGGGTCGGCCGAGGAGCGCGACGGAACGTGCCCGGGGCGCTACGACCCGTTCGTGAGCCCCGACGCCTACGCGGCGCGCGGCGTGAGCGACCCGTACCGCTGCCACGTGGAGAACGCGGAGTGGACCGAGCCGAGCGCGCCCACGAGCTACGACGCGTACCCGCTGCCCGAGGCCTACCGCTTCCGCTTCGTGGGCGACGAGTGCCTCTTGGTGCTGGCCACCAACGGCTGCGACTGGGAGCGCACCGACGCGCGCGTGGCTTGTGAAGACGTGCTGGACGCGGAGGGCGAGCCCGTGCCGTGGCAGCCCCTCGGCGACCTGCGCTACCAGTTCTTCAACTACGTGGACCAGGTGAACACGCCATTTGGCGGCGTGGCGGCGCCGCTCGCAGACCCCACCACGGGCGAGCTGATCAGCGCCAACGCGAGCTTCTCGGCCGCGGGGGTGGAGGCGGCCGCCACCACCGCCATCGAGCTGTTCCCGGCGCTGCGCTGCGCCGCGCCCGCGGGCTGCGAGCCGGGCGAAGAGGGCGCCGAGGAGCGCTACCTCACCGGCGAGAACCTGCGCGGCTACTTCGCGCGCCTGGGCCGCATCCGTCATCCCGTGAGCGTGGCCTCGTCGGCGGGCGACGGCTTCACGGTGGACGACCCGTCACGCCCCGCGCTGCCGTGGGCGGGCCTCCCGGTGGACGCGCTGGCCGCCGTGCAGGGCGCCGTCGCGCGCGTGGAGCAGCGCGTGGACCGCCTGCGCGGCACCGATGGACGCACGCAGGTGCGCAGCGACCGCCTGCGCTCGCTGGCCGGCACGCGCTTCGAGAGCGGCATCCTCGGGGCTCTCGGCAGCAGCGGCGTGGACGCGCTCCAGCGCGCCTTCGACCTGGGCACGCTGTCGCCCACGGGCACCACGGGCCCCACCGACGCCACGCCAGCCGACGTGCTGGACCCCGCCGTGCTGAACGCGCTGAGCCCGTTCCGGGGCCACGGGCCCGATGTCTTCGCGCCCGAAGAGGCCTATCTGCGGCAGCTGGAGCGGCACCACATGTGCCCCGTGAACGCCGCGCTCTTGCGCTCGCGCTACTGGGAGTACTGGGCCGAGGCCTTCCGGGGGCGCAGCACCGCCGAGGCGTCCATCCGCATGCAGCAGCTCTACGCGCGCATGGTGCAGCACCACGAGCTGGGCCACAGCCTGGGCCTGCGGCACAACTTCGCGGCCAGCCTCGACCGCGACCACTACGGCGACGGCTGGTTCCGGGTGGCCTTCGGCGACGACGCCACCAGCGGCGACGAGCTCTTGCTGCCGCGCTACGCGGACTTCGACGCCACCGGCAACGGCGGCGACGGAGACGGCTTCGTAGGCCCGGGCGAAGTGGAGCGCTACCTCGCCGAGCTGCGCCGCGTGCGCAACGAGCGAGCGGCACGCGGGGCCCACAACCACAGCAGCAGCTCCACCATGGACTACAGCGGCGACACGGGTGACGCGCAGGGCCTCGGGCGCTACGACGTGGCGGCCGTGGTGTGGAACTACTTCGACATGGTGGAGGGCTTCGTGGGCGACGCCGAGGTGTCGGCGAACGACTCGTCCGACCGCTTGCGGCGCAGCGACGTGACCCCGCGCGTGTGGTTCCGCAGCTACGCCGGCGGCGACGCCTGCCGCGTGGACGGAGACTGCCCCGCGTCGGCCGAGAGCAGCGCGCTGGGCGACCAGCCCATCACGCAGCGCTGCGTGCGCAACACCCGCGAGGTGCCGCTGCAGCTGCCGTGCGCCGGCGCCACGGCCTGCGTGTGCTCGAGCTTCGACGCCGACTTCCAGGACTACGTGGACGGTGCAGCGTACGACTCGGACGAAGACGGAGACGGCGAGCCCGACTTCACGCCGGTGCGCTACCTGTTCTGCGCCGACGAGCGCACCGACGACATCAGCTGGTGCACGCGCTACGACGCGGGCGAGTCGTTCCAGGAGAGCATCGACCACGCGCGGCGCAGCTGGCTCGAGAGCTACGGGCCCACCTACTACCGTCGCTTCCGGCGCGGGGGAGCGCGCTCCGGAGGCGCCACCGGCGCCATCATCGACGCCGCCAAGATCTACCAGCACCTCTTCTTCCGCCTCAACTTCGAGCCGGGCTTCCGCAGCAACAGCGGACCGCTGGGCCTCGAGGACCAGTTCTACGCGTCGGTGGACGCCATGAACTGGTTCACCGAGCTGGTGAACTTGCCGGACGTGGGCAGCTACGCGCTCGACCCGGACACACAGACCTACGCGCGCATCGCGAGCGAGCCGGACGCGCCGGGCGCCGACTTCAGCCTGCTGCCCGGCCAGGGCTTCGGCGTCTACACCGAGTTCCAAGAAGGCTACTTCGGCTTCTTCCGGCCGGAGCGCGCCGGGGTGCTGGTGGACAAGTTCGTGGCGCTCGAGGCGCTGGCGCAGCGCGACTGGGGCCTGAGCTTCGACCCCGACGAGCGCTACTTCATCAACTTCTTCGACCTGTTCCCGGTGGAGATGACCGAGCTCTTCGGCGGCCTGGTCATCGACGACCCGCGCTGGTTCGCGCCGCGCGTGAGCTTCGACGCCGGCGAGCCCGTGATCGAGAACCTGAGCTGGTACCGCGGGACGGTGCTGGGGGACTGCAGCCCGTCCACGGGCACCGCGTTGCTGTGCCGAGCCAGCCAAGAGGTCACCTACCCCACGCCGCCGCTCGAGGGCACCAGCAACCTCTTGCTGCGCAGCTGGGCGGCCATCCTCGCGCTCTCGCAGTTCCCGGTGTTCTTCGACACCACCTTCGAGCAGCGCCTGCAGATCTTCCGCGTGGGCAGCGGCGTGGGCTTCACCATCCCGAACGTGCAGCAGGACAGCAGCACCACCTGCGCGCTGGGTGCCGCCGTGCCGGGCTCCGCCCACGTGGTGGTGGACGCCGTGCCCATGGACGGCTGCGACACGCCCGAGGACGCCGACTACGTCATCTTCGACTCGCGCCGGCTGCGTGTGCGCTACGTGGCGGTCAAGGTCCGTCCGCTCACGTCCTACAACCTCGAGGAGGAGCAGCTGGGCTTCCAGTTGCTGCTGCGCGCCATCGAAGCCCAGGAGCGGGTCATCGCGCTCGAGGCCATGGGTCCCAGCACGGAGCTCACGCGGGCGCGCCAGGCGCTCGAGGCCGAGGAGAGCTTCCTCCAGTATCTGATCGACCTGCAGGGGCGCTATGGCATCAGCAACACCTTCTTCTGA
- a CDS encoding PD-(D/E)XK nuclease family protein, translated as MVWHHPSASARRSEAIRWVQQLPPGSEGIVVTSSLHAANALLRDALGDREAAFGWHRLTLGQLAAQLGLPQLALLGRTPASPLAMEALAARVVFELGQAGQLGRFQPVAHRPGLPRALVRTLRELSLAEVSLDSLPDTDAARDLRRVGHALASACAAYGVATRAELLVAAASAATQATHPLIGLPLLSLDVPLRSPLEARLLAVLLRGHTASAVLVPSGDESARRWLQHAGLPEARELAAAKASPAKPPTALTRLQAQLFAPDSASVDEAVSAPRGDTSVQLMSAPGESRECVELARRVLAHAQEGVPFERMAVLLRSPEAYHAHLREALGRASIPAHFTHGAKRPEPGGRALLALLDCVIEGLSARALGEYLSLGVLPRSEDGAPPPAVSSADAFVPPDEEYLPGAVSRALDEGADVAAGGMDDPDELDELAASDTATASAGGSGGTGEVHLATRRLRAPRTWEALLIESRAVGGRERWTARLAGLRAELELRASEVAAEAPDSPRARALAHRLASLDELQAFLLPLLDELTALPSSTSWGRWVQALTRVATRALREPAPVLRALAELAPMGEVGPVSLTEVRLVLAERLGELRDPPSTQLAGKLFVGSPDEARGHSFAVVFVPGLAEKLFPKKVLEDPILLDAARTAISPALATLTERVAEERLLLRLAVGAAERAVVLSWPRVDTERGRPRVPSFYGLEVVRAAEGTLPDFHALEARALHGAASRLGWPAPEVPTDAIDEAEYDLATLAQALGNGAGSAAVTGAARYLLDANPHLGRALRARARRHGVARFLPEDGLVLPSQRAAEALAKHRLSARPYSATALERYARCPYQFYLHSIARLAPREVPERVEGLDPLTRGSFIHEAQFRILRALRDQGALPLSGDASLTLARAEVNRAFADVEREYRERLAPAIEDVFRSHVEAIHADLLEWVARLAEPEAPGAAFVPTHFELAFGLPTREGHDEASRREPLPLAAGVTLRGSIDLVERRGRGLRATDYKTGRNVTPPRLRLGGGQTLQPALYAMALEALFPDAEVSGGRLYFCTTRGDWSAREVPLDDITRGGVADVLSAIDGALTDGFLPPVPLEDRTRSECTRCDYVGVCGHGEGRRVSSKVSRATTKSRGTGDEADHGKRLIQLDLLRRRE; from the coding sequence ATGGTGTGGCACCACCCGTCGGCCTCGGCGCGTCGCAGTGAGGCGATCCGCTGGGTGCAGCAGCTCCCCCCCGGGTCGGAGGGCATCGTCGTGACCAGCTCGCTGCACGCGGCCAACGCGCTGCTGCGCGACGCGCTGGGTGACCGTGAGGCGGCCTTCGGCTGGCATCGGCTCACGCTGGGGCAGCTGGCCGCGCAGCTGGGGCTGCCGCAGTTGGCGCTTCTGGGCCGCACGCCGGCGTCGCCGTTGGCCATGGAGGCGCTGGCGGCGCGCGTGGTGTTCGAGCTGGGGCAGGCGGGGCAGTTGGGGCGCTTCCAGCCGGTGGCCCATCGGCCGGGGCTGCCACGTGCGCTGGTGCGCACGCTGCGCGAGCTCTCGCTCGCCGAGGTGTCTCTGGACTCGTTGCCCGACACCGACGCGGCGCGTGACCTGCGGCGGGTGGGCCACGCGCTCGCGAGCGCCTGTGCGGCGTACGGTGTCGCGACACGCGCAGAGCTGCTGGTGGCTGCTGCGAGTGCCGCTACACAGGCCACACACCCGCTGATCGGGCTCCCGCTGCTGAGTCTGGACGTGCCGCTGCGCTCGCCGCTCGAGGCGCGCTTGCTCGCCGTGCTGCTGCGGGGGCACACCGCGTCCGCTGTGCTGGTGCCCAGCGGTGACGAGAGTGCGCGGCGCTGGCTGCAGCACGCGGGGTTGCCGGAGGCGCGTGAGCTTGCTGCTGCGAAGGCATCCCCTGCCAAGCCGCCTACCGCGCTGACTCGGCTGCAGGCACAGCTCTTTGCGCCCGACTCGGCGTCCGTGGATGAGGCGGTGTCCGCTCCCCGCGGCGACACCAGCGTGCAGCTCATGAGCGCCCCCGGTGAGAGCCGCGAGTGCGTGGAGCTCGCGCGGCGCGTGCTGGCCCATGCCCAGGAAGGCGTGCCCTTCGAGCGCATGGCGGTGCTCTTGCGCAGCCCCGAGGCGTACCATGCGCACCTGCGCGAGGCGCTCGGGCGGGCCAGCATCCCGGCGCACTTCACGCACGGCGCCAAGCGCCCCGAGCCGGGCGGGCGCGCGCTGCTGGCGCTGCTCGACTGCGTCATCGAGGGGCTGTCGGCGCGAGCGCTGGGCGAGTACCTCTCGCTGGGCGTGCTGCCGCGCAGCGAGGACGGCGCGCCACCGCCGGCCGTGTCGAGCGCCGACGCGTTCGTGCCACCCGACGAGGAATACCTGCCTGGTGCCGTGTCCCGCGCGCTCGATGAAGGCGCGGATGTGGCTGCTGGGGGGATGGACGACCCCGACGAACTCGACGAGCTCGCCGCGAGCGACACCGCGACGGCCAGCGCCGGCGGGAGCGGCGGGACGGGTGAGGTGCACCTCGCGACGCGCCGGCTGCGCGCCCCCCGCACCTGGGAGGCGCTGCTCATCGAGAGCCGCGCTGTGGGAGGGCGGGAGCGCTGGACCGCGCGCTTGGCTGGACTGCGCGCCGAGCTCGAGCTGCGCGCCAGCGAGGTGGCCGCCGAGGCGCCAGACTCCCCGCGCGCCCGCGCGCTCGCCCACCGGCTGGCCAGCCTGGACGAGCTGCAGGCGTTTCTCCTCCCGTTGCTGGACGAGCTCACCGCCCTGCCCAGCAGCACCAGCTGGGGTCGCTGGGTGCAGGCCCTCACGCGCGTGGCCACGCGCGCGCTGCGCGAGCCTGCGCCGGTGCTGCGCGCGCTGGCCGAGCTGGCCCCCATGGGCGAGGTGGGCCCGGTTTCGCTGACCGAGGTGCGCCTGGTGCTGGCCGAGCGCCTGGGGGAGCTGCGCGACCCGCCCAGCACGCAGCTGGCCGGCAAGCTCTTCGTGGGCTCCCCGGACGAGGCTCGGGGCCACAGCTTCGCGGTGGTCTTCGTTCCCGGCTTGGCGGAGAAGCTCTTCCCGAAGAAGGTGCTGGAAGACCCCATCCTGCTGGATGCCGCGCGCACCGCCATCTCGCCGGCGCTCGCCACCCTGACCGAGCGCGTGGCGGAAGAGCGCCTCTTGCTGCGCCTCGCGGTCGGCGCGGCCGAGCGCGCGGTGGTGCTGAGCTGGCCGCGCGTGGACACCGAGCGCGGGCGCCCGCGTGTGCCTTCGTTCTACGGCCTCGAGGTGGTGCGCGCCGCGGAGGGCACGCTGCCCGACTTCCACGCGCTCGAAGCGCGGGCGCTGCACGGCGCCGCGAGCCGGCTGGGCTGGCCGGCCCCCGAGGTGCCCACGGACGCCATCGACGAGGCCGAGTACGACCTCGCGACCCTGGCGCAGGCGCTCGGCAACGGCGCGGGGAGCGCTGCGGTCACGGGAGCCGCGCGCTACCTCTTGGACGCCAACCCCCACCTCGGCCGAGCGCTACGGGCGCGCGCGCGTCGCCACGGGGTGGCCCGCTTCCTGCCGGAAGATGGGCTGGTGCTGCCCAGCCAGCGCGCCGCCGAAGCCCTCGCGAAGCACCGTCTCTCGGCTCGGCCCTACAGCGCCACCGCGCTCGAGCGCTATGCCCGCTGCCCGTATCAGTTCTACCTGCACTCCATTGCCCGCCTCGCCCCGCGCGAGGTGCCCGAGCGCGTGGAGGGCCTCGACCCGCTCACGCGTGGCAGCTTCATCCACGAGGCGCAGTTCCGAATCCTGCGGGCGCTGCGCGACCAAGGTGCGCTTCCGCTCTCGGGCGACGCGAGCCTCACGCTGGCCCGGGCCGAGGTGAACCGGGCCTTCGCCGACGTGGAGCGCGAGTACCGCGAGCGGCTGGCGCCGGCCATCGAGGACGTCTTCCGCAGCCACGTCGAAGCCATCCATGCCGACTTGCTCGAGTGGGTGGCGCGCCTCGCCGAGCCCGAGGCCCCGGGGGCCGCGTTCGTGCCCACGCACTTCGAGCTGGCGTTCGGGCTGCCCACGCGCGAGGGACACGACGAGGCCTCGCGGCGGGAACCCCTGCCGCTCGCGGCCGGTGTCACCCTGCGCGGCTCCATCGACCTGGTGGAGCGCCGTGGCCGAGGCCTGCGGGCCACCGACTACAAGACGGGCCGCAACGTGACGCCTCCGCGCCTGCGCCTGGGCGGAGGCCAGACCCTGCAGCCGGCGCTCTACGCCATGGCGCTCGAGGCGCTGTTCCCGGACGCCGAGGTGAGCGGCGGGCGGCTCTACTTCTGCACTACCCGCGGTGACTGGAGCGCGCGCGAGGTGCCGCTCGACGACATCACGCGGGGCGGCGTGGCGGACGTGCTGTCCGCCATCGACGGCGCGTTGACCGATGGCTTCCTCCCGCCCGTGCCGCTCGAGGATCGCACGCGCAGCGAGTGCACGCGCTGTGACTACGTGGGGGTCTGCGGGCACGGAGAGGGACGCCGCGTGTCCAGCAAGGTCTCGCGCGCCACGACCAAGTCGCGCGGCACCGGCGACGAGGCCGACCACGGAAAGCGCTTGATCCAACTCGACTTGCTGCGGAGGCGCGAGTGA
- a CDS encoding Rpn family recombination-promoting nuclease/putative transposase, translated as MGDHDGLFKRIFGVPTHAADMLRSVLPAALVAALDLTRLELIPGSFVSPSMAHRHSDLLFRVPLGDKLIYLHIIIEHQSWPHPLMPLRVLEYTQLVWASILREQPDRKTLPPVMTLVVHHGPSGWTAPRSLHEMVEGLDQFPELRPFVPNLELRIEDLVFVSDQDLFARPLAPVPQVALWLLRDGRDLTALLARIVAWRAVFARVLVDFPDEARVFVRYILLTVGPHSYEAVRQAILEHIPAAEAPLATIADQLRQEGLQQGLQQGRQEGLGALRDTLRVLLAQRFGELDASYHARIEAAEVRELQRLAQRVMLATELADVFATH; from the coding sequence ATGGGTGACCACGACGGCCTCTTCAAGCGCATCTTCGGGGTGCCCACACACGCCGCCGACATGCTCCGCAGCGTCCTGCCGGCGGCCCTGGTGGCGGCGCTCGACCTGACCCGGCTCGAGCTCATTCCTGGCAGCTTCGTCAGCCCCAGCATGGCGCACCGCCACAGCGACCTGCTCTTCCGGGTACCGCTCGGCGACAAGCTGATCTACCTGCACATCATCATCGAGCACCAGAGCTGGCCGCACCCGCTCATGCCCCTGCGCGTGCTCGAGTACACACAGCTCGTGTGGGCCTCGATCCTCCGCGAGCAGCCCGACCGAAAGACCCTTCCACCCGTGATGACCCTGGTCGTGCACCACGGGCCGTCCGGCTGGACCGCACCCCGCAGCCTCCACGAGATGGTCGAGGGCCTCGACCAGTTCCCCGAGCTGCGCCCGTTCGTTCCCAACCTCGAGCTTCGCATCGAGGACCTGGTCTTCGTGTCGGACCAGGACCTGTTCGCGCGGCCGCTCGCCCCGGTACCGCAGGTGGCGTTGTGGCTGCTGCGGGACGGCCGAGACCTCACTGCCCTGCTGGCCCGCATCGTTGCGTGGCGCGCCGTCTTCGCGCGCGTGCTCGTGGACTTCCCCGATGAAGCACGCGTCTTTGTGCGCTACATTCTCCTCACGGTGGGCCCACACTCATACGAAGCGGTCCGCCAGGCCATCCTCGAACACATCCCCGCCGCGGAGGCTCCTTTGGCAACCATCGCAGATCAACTCCGGCAAGAAGGCCTACAGCAAGGTCTACAGCAAGGCCGTCAAGAAGGCCTCGGCGCGCTGCGCGACACGCTGCGCGTCTTGCTCGCGCAGCGCTTCGGGGAGCTCGATGCCTCGTACCACGCGCGCATCGAGGCCGCCGAGGTGCGGGAGCTGCAGCGGCTGGCGCAGCGCGTGATGCTCGCCACCGAACTCGCCGACGTCTTCGCCACACACTGA
- a CDS encoding saccharopine dehydrogenase NADP-binding domain-containing protein: MSSAVRPHDIVVFGATGFTGQLVVRHLAHAAPAGVRWAIAGRSLDKLAQVAKDAGVDVPMLRVDVSDPASLLSMAQSTRVVLTTVGPYAEYGEPLVNACVEAGTDYVDITGEPEFVEQIQEKHHAAAAAKGLRIVSCCGFDSIPHDLGAFFTVQRFTEPVPILCRGFVRAAGQASGGTWHSAIEAFSNARRDAARRAKRARPSRPTGRRVRAEKLHIFHEASIGAWAIPLPTIDPVMVRRSAAAMPAFGPDFTYGHYVRVNELPLALAGVAGVGALALLAQLPPAKALLLKARSRGDGPSEQARAQSWFNVRFIAEGGGKRVVTEVAGGDPGYDETSKMVAESALCLALDRDRLPPHVGVVTPAMAMGNALIERLRAQGITFDVIEG, encoded by the coding sequence ATGTCTTCCGCAGTTCGCCCTCACGACATCGTCGTCTTCGGAGCCACTGGCTTCACTGGTCAGCTGGTGGTGCGTCACCTGGCCCATGCCGCTCCGGCCGGGGTCCGCTGGGCCATCGCGGGGCGCAGCCTCGACAAGCTGGCGCAGGTGGCCAAGGACGCCGGCGTGGACGTGCCCATGCTGCGCGTGGACGTGAGCGACCCGGCTTCGCTCCTGAGCATGGCGCAATCCACGCGTGTGGTGCTCACCACGGTGGGCCCCTACGCCGAGTACGGCGAGCCCCTGGTGAACGCGTGTGTGGAGGCCGGCACCGACTACGTGGACATCACCGGCGAGCCCGAGTTCGTGGAGCAGATCCAGGAGAAGCACCACGCCGCCGCCGCCGCGAAGGGCCTGCGCATCGTGTCGTGCTGCGGCTTCGACAGCATCCCGCACGACCTCGGCGCGTTCTTCACGGTGCAGCGCTTCACCGAGCCCGTGCCCATCCTCTGCCGCGGCTTCGTGCGCGCGGCGGGGCAGGCCTCCGGCGGCACCTGGCACAGCGCGATCGAGGCGTTCTCGAACGCACGTCGCGACGCCGCTCGCCGGGCCAAACGCGCGCGTCCCTCGCGGCCCACGGGGCGCCGCGTACGGGCCGAGAAGCTGCACATCTTCCACGAGGCCTCCATCGGCGCGTGGGCCATCCCGCTGCCCACCATCGATCCGGTCATGGTGCGCCGCAGCGCCGCCGCCATGCCGGCGTTCGGTCCGGACTTCACCTATGGGCACTACGTGCGCGTGAACGAGCTGCCCCTGGCGCTGGCCGGCGTGGCCGGTGTGGGCGCCCTCGCGCTGCTGGCCCAGCTGCCGCCCGCCAAGGCGCTCTTGCTGAAGGCACGCTCGCGTGGCGACGGCCCCAGCGAGCAAGCCCGCGCGCAGAGCTGGTTCAACGTGCGCTTCATCGCCGAAGGTGGCGGCAAGCGTGTGGTCACGGAGGTAGCGGGCGGCGACCCGGGCTACGACGAGACCAGCAAGATGGTGGCCGAGTCGGCCCTGTGCCTGGCGCTCGACCGCGATCGCCTGCCGCCGCACGTGGGCGTGGTCACCCCAGCCATGGCCATGGGCAACGCGCTGATCGAGCGCCTTCGGGCGCAGGGCATCACGTTCGACGTGATCGAGGGCTAG